CAGCAATAATCTGATTGGTAATCTTGTCGATGGCAACGACGGAAGGTTCGTTTAAAACGATACCCTTACCTTTCATAAAAACAAGCACAGTGGCAGTACCCAAATCTACGCCGATATCTGTTCCCCAACCGAACATGAGCCGCTCTCCTTCCCTCTTGCCCGCGAATTTAAGGAATGGGGACACACCTGCCAAAGCCCAGGCTGTTCTTTTGGGCCAGGAATGTCCGCATTTGTGGATATCTTCGGCAAAAGAGGAAAAAACCCTGCCTCTATTTATGCCCGGCGAGGGATAATTTAAGGATTAGGAAACTTGGTTTTCTTTGTATTTTTTCCTGGTGGCTTCCCCGCCGCGGATGTGGCGCTCGGCCTTGTTCACTTCCAGGACCTGCCGCACGTTTTCCGCCAGGTCTTCGCTAATTTCCGGCAATCGCTCGGTCATATCTTTATGAACGGTGCTTTTGCTAACACCGAACACCTGAGCTGTATGACGCACTGTGGCAGATGATTCTAAAATATAGTTTCCGATTTCCAGCACCCGTTTGCGAATATATTCTTGCACAAGGGATTCCCCCTTTTTCGTGATGCAAATTTCTGCTTAATTTATATGAGGGGGAACCAGGAAAAAGACCTTATCTTACAAGGAAAGGGGGAAATTCGGGGACGGTTCTTGAATTGAATGGACAAGCATTCAATTCAAGAACCGTCCCCGAATTTCCCCGAATTTCTCTTGATTACCTGGGAGCGGTTTGAAATTGCATTCCCAAATAGGGGGCGGGGTCGACGGCCTTGTTGTCTTTCCTTAGCTGGAAGTGCAGGTGGCTTCCTTCCGCCTCGGCTGCCTTGCCCGGCTCTCCTACCGAGGCCAGGACTGTGCCGGCTGCCACCTCCTGCCCCTTGCTGACCTTCACCCTGTCCAGATTAAGGTAGACGGTTTGCCAGCCGCCGCCGTGGTTCACCGCCACCCGGTAACGGTGGAACTCGTTAAACACCACCGCCTCTACCTTGCCGGGGAGGGCC
This is a stretch of genomic DNA from Syntrophomonadaceae bacterium. It encodes these proteins:
- the spoIIID gene encoding sporulation transcriptional regulator SpoIIID, yielding MQEYIRKRVLEIGNYILESSATVRHTAQVFGVSKSTVHKDMTERLPEISEDLAENVRQVLEVNKAERHIRGGEATRKKYKENQVS